GTCTATTGTGATATTTGATGAATTGATTCGTCATGCGATTGTCAGGTATAACTATTGTAATCgaacttgcccccccccccccttatccCTTACCGCAGTTAGAATACATCTATCAAGCACAGGAGCTCGGTTGTCGGATAGTGGGGTTCTCTATTATTTGTTCCCGAGCACAACAGTGattaaaattagaaattgtaagtgtttttttgtttattgcaataaaaccaatgtttctatcatttaaaaaagGGTATTCttatatagtctgtcccaagatatatCCTGAATTCATATTttgcttaattgtttgatatttataaatacctcagggttcaaacaatgttcattcaaaagtatgaaaaatttccaagatttctcagtcgaaacgcccctgttagcttatcaggtttcgaTACAATGCTACATATTGTGATGTCTActgggattttgtattgcagcactTAGCCTGATTGATAACGTTGTAAAATTGCGCTATGTTCTCCAAGTGtattccaaatggagaaaagatgtaaacattccccattataaatctccgtaaagaatctttttttgttcctgtgaatttaacgagtgaaagatgataatgtgtcaatgaaattatccctttcaactatgtcaattgcacttctttcacaggtatgtgttttatttttattcaaaatcttCCAAATGTGCTGCACAAATATCTTTGGACAGATTATAAAGAATCCTTGCACCAGcgtaactgcttacacctttggtatttgaTCACTTGTTTTATGATGTCAGTAAGCTATAGACTTGAATTTAACCTGATAAGTAATGTGGCagaatcaatatatatataatatatatatgatacatgATATTGGATTTTAAGGGTGTTCCCACCatgctatgttttaaacaagttctcCAATTTCTATAACAATATCTGATGAGATCTAggttgaaaaattatcaaataccGGTAAGTTGCCTATATCGTCTGACTACATCTGTGTGCTGCATAATAAACGCATCGTATCAAAATGTACTAGGTACTTGCCAAGCTTATCAAAAGCAATAGAAGTTGATGCAGACTCTCCATATAATCACTTAGGAGATCCAAAGCATATGATAAAAAGAGGAATCTTTAGGCGGGATTTTTGCTCTCTCTAGACTTATCATATGTTTCAGAACATCTCAGTGATTATATAAATGGAGAATTTACACAACTCAAATCTAAACTacttgaatgaaatatataaaaggtCAGTCATGataaacaagataattgattggtaatttttttttaacacaatttaaagaaatacttaTCCATGTCTCACTGCAGACAAGGTGTAGGGCAGTTACCAAAACAatggaaatataatttttgcttaaaactgttaaaaagtTACATCTATTTTTAAGTAGGGGTGTTAAATATGATGGGTAATTAACTTgtgattttttttgcatatttcttataattaatatttttgtggaaaactgcatataaaaatataaatagctTAATCAAGCTATTCTGAATAGCTTTATTAGACTATATAGCTGTTTTAAGCTATAAAGCTAAATCAAGAGATTGTGCTGGACCTGTCTATAAAGTTGAATTGtgacaagttaaaaaaaatctactgctatacaaatattgaaaatatcagTGATAAAAAGATGTAGATAGGagaatatcattttaatgataGAACATCCTACCTCCTACCCCCACCAGCACCTCACGCACAAATctctaaaaacaaaattatttgtaTGTTACATTActggttaatttttttcattaggtGGATGAAGTTTTGAAAGCAAAAACTCAAGATGTATGAACAAGGAAAAACAGTGATCAATGATCAGTTGATCCTTGAGGAAGATTACGATGAAAATTATCAACCCAGTGAGGAAGGTATGTCATAACTGTAGGATTGGACATCTTTTCCATTCTTGAATATCAAGTTATAAATATCTTAATCATTATTGTATATTAACTGATAACATCTCTTTTATTTACACagttaaaaagttattttcacTTTTGTTATCTGAAGTTTTTGATAATATCAATATctaattcaatgtttttcagaaatttttgaATATGCACAAATTATTGGGATTGATCCTAAAACAGAGCCCCACCTGATTTACATCGCTAGGGAGGGGATATGTGCCCCTCTACCAGACCATTGGAGACCATGGTAAGTCAACATGgaatgcaattttaaattttaccagaaaatttgaatatatcttAGAAGTGTGGATACAGTAAAGTTTCCAAGCAAAATATAACTATGTTAATCTTTCACTTTGCAGTCAAGATCCAAAGGGGGACATTTACTACTTCAACTTTGCTTCTGGAGAGAGTATATGGGATCACCCATGTGATGAGTTCTACAGAAAAATGGTCATGGAAGAAAGGAAGAAACTGTCCATGAATAGAGGAGGTAAGACCACTGACCAGGAACTATATATAAGGATAAGTTCACAAGTTTTTGAACAGAGTTTAGTAAAAAAcggtgttttaaaaaaagatggaaaaaataattgcattattatatcttatgGATAATGCTCAACAATCTCTTCCATTTACAGGTCCCCCAGCTCGCGGCGGTCCCACAGCAGGAAGTTCTGCAGGTAGATACAGATTTGATCAGATTTACACGTACTGCTATAAAGACAGTTTATGAATGAATTAGTGAAATCACACACTTAAAGATGCTGCAAATAACCAGCTTGATGTCAATGACATTTGATAACTTATATTTAATCAAGGGGCAAAGAAAGGAAAAGGGGGCAAAGCAGATGGAGGAAAGAAAAAAGACAAGAAAAACAAAGCTGCAGAGAAGGTACAGGGCTTACATGTTGTATGTTAAGCAgttgaatatttatataaatgtcaaaCAATCGCATGTTgtaccaattttaaaattgtcacTTATTTCAGCTTGGGCCATTGAAAGCTGAGCAGAGTAAAGGAATACCCTCCATGCACAGAAACTCCTCAGGGCTGGAGCCCATGATGTCTTCCAGTGGCCAGTTAGCTCCCCTGAGGGGATCTGCTGGAAACAGCCAGCCAGTATGTATTGTAGAAGtcttaattttatatgtatatatacctacatacatgtacaatgcctTTTTTGCCTTCtcagaaaaaaagtaaaaataaatgactgctgtacatgtatatttgaaccTTGCTATTTGGAACTCGATGAGACTAAGAGAGAACATCAAGATATCTTAGGATATGAGATAGcgattaaaaatacattaagcTTAAGGGATAGGAGTTTGGACTTTCAACTCTATCGGCATATCCATGGTATATTTATCATGAGATACATATAATGGTGTTAAGATCTGTAGTTCAACTGTATTTAAGATCAAAATggaaaaacaacatttaaaaaacaaacatttagtttccatatttacagaaaatgggtcattaaattttgtgcTAAACCCTTTTTTCTTTACTAGAGTTCCTCTTCTGTAAGTGTCTTTAACCTGCTGATTAGCATGTAGAGTGCATTGGCAATTCATGTCATTTCATGATGTGCATGCCAGTTCAATTCATTGCCTTGATGATACTCATCCaacattttgttgttaaatttgtttatttgttaaaaatttaaatataatatcagTGAATTGTTGGAAGTTTccttattttttggttttattgcTGAAGAACCTGGATCAGCGTTTAAATAATTCCATTGCAACAAATGATTTACAGTAGACTAATGTTTATCcagtgtgttttattttatcttgcTGGGATTTACACAACTTAGTGGGGAAAAAtttgtattataaatatatagagaTTACATTGGTCttttatatcacattttatatcgcacaattattttaaaataattcaaaaattaaaatccacTAACATTCATGTCCTTGTGAATTGGAGCAATTAACATTACATTAGTATCTTGTATAAGGATTACTGGTGCATATTAGTCAGTTCTTTAATTTAATGAACAAGTGCACAAAACCTGTGCAAATTAAATTTCCCTATGTATTGTTTAAAGGATATTATGCAGTGTAGCAAAACATTTAGCAGGAACAATGTCAGCTTATTGTGTATTCCATAAAGAAAGTTTATTTAGAATAATGTTAGAAAATGTCCACTGAatgcagggaaatattcgcccgttttttattttcaccatttttgCCCCTTTCGTCCTCATTGTCAGTGAGTGATTTTAAGAATGGGCAAAtttcaatgtctcaaattatttctctttttaaagcacaacttttgtttgggTGAATTGAAGACAGGGTGAAATCGTTCACAAGTGAAGAAGGGCAAATTAACATTGGGCGAAAAATAACTGTTTAGagtatattgaccatttaatatgtgtatctgtacatgtatgtacacataTGATTGAGcttaactttcatttttcattagCGTATCATGCAATGTAAATACATGAACACTAAGGAGTAGcagaaatatttacaagtaTTGTAAACATATAAAGCAGTAGTGTAGAGCCATTACAAATGTAACTTAATTGGAGAGTGTAGATAATGCTTCGAGAATGATTCAAGtctttgaaaagaaagacaTAGATGCAAGTTCCTGTAAATTTTGAAGAACTTTTACTGATAAGTAAGGTGTGACTTTAAAATTTAAGGATTAACTTCTGACTGTTTAGGTGAAGTCCAGTCTCAACACAACAACAGGTTCCTTTAAGTCCAACAATCCTAATGCTCTCAGTAAGAGTGGGAACCTGACCAGCAGTATGAGTATACCCATCTACTCGACAGAGTATGAGGAGGACGAGATCGAGCGTCCGGTCCATGAGGTGGATTACCAGGTAGTCATCAGTTCAATGTGTAATGGTCTAATGGACCCCCTAAACAAGTAAAACCAGGGCTCACTCTGTAAGATTGGCTTTATTGATGTATTTATGAACATAAAAGTATCACCCAGTATAACAATtgtagaatgtacatgtatgtgattgaGAAATCCCATTGTGATTGAAAGAAGTTTGTTTCGTTTGAACAATAGGAGTCTGATGAGGGGAGTGAAAAGTCGAAGCTTGAGACAGAGTCAGAAGACAGCGAAGATTACGGCAAAGATATTGTAAGCCTCCTCTAATGTAGATTTTCCTGAGTTATAGTAATTCATTTTATATGTTCACTTGGTTGATAGCCTATGGAATATGCAATTATTAGCAAATTGTATACATGTGTTTTAACAAGTATGAAATCTCTGGACTAAGAGATTATTGTTGATGATTAGAGTGTGAAAGGAAAGTATAAAATTGTTGCAGGATTTTGGGATCGATAAGAACCTGTCAGAGAGAATCATGGACATGGCCATAGAAAATTTAGACCCAGTGAGGGGCTCCCTGGAAAAGGTAAGATCTGCTTTGTACATTTGTTGTCTGTAGAAGTGAAATCAGGGTAATTGGACTTAATATGTCAAAGTTCAGAACATATGCGTATATCTGTAATGGGAacatttttattcttaagttGCAGGATTTTGAAGGCACAATGTCTGCTATGTCCACAGCCAGGGTTGAGTCCCCTGGGGGTAAAATCAGCCCTTTGGATAGAATGGAAGAGGATCGGAAAAGACGGGCAGAAATAGCAGCCAGTGCTGCAGAACGGTAAAGGAATATTCTATGTGATTCACATGGTATAGACAGACTGATCTTATCATTGCACTAATATTTCTATGGAATTCCAGTCCTTGGCATGATTTACAATTTCATCTTCTGTTAAAACAATTAAactaaaaagttaataaattgtAATTCCTGAATAGCATTTAACATTACCATAATTTGCTGAATATAATATGTACCTTTTTTTGGAAAAACTTCTTTAAGTGAAAATGGCACATATACCCAAAGGGTAATACACCCAAAAGaattttgacacttttttttcaacagGTAAAAAATTAGCTATTGTAATTCAGTACATATGCTTCTTATAGAAATGCTACTTCTGATTGGttactgcattttttaaacaattaaccccttcacggtaactgcggtactgctcttttgcagggcaaaatgacatagtttggtgaaatatgacgtaacgtcaattgtttcaattacgtcatttaattatctacctaatgaaatttcggcaaagtatatcattttgccctgcaagatagcagtaccgcagttatcgTGAAGGGGTCTATTGAAAATAAGTGTTGGGGCGTATTATTATAGTATTATTTGCACATTTATTATATTCAGCAAATTACGATATGTTTAGTTTTAGATCTGTGATAGAAATagattgattattatttttttaaattttgatcaaataaGAGATAGGTAATGTGGTCTCAAAGAGAATTTGTGAATAAGTAAGCTTTGTGTATATTTTGCACACAGGCGTCTGATCGGTCAGGACAGTTATCATTCCTATGAGAAGTAGGTCCCTTGTGTGAGCTTTAATTGGTGTGTTCAAGGAAACTCCTCTTCCTCTGGCTTGGTGCTTTCCTCTTTATGATCTCAATCCTCTTCTTTTAATTAATGCAGTTAGTTTTGCTCACAAAGATGGAATATTActttatattattcattttactgATCAGCACAAACACTTAATCTAATAACTTGTTTGATCCTGATATCCTATATAATTGTGTAATTAAGAGACATGTACGTCAGTGTGTTTTTGCTATTTACATGGAAGTACATGTGACAGTCTTCCTTTCtaatgcttttaatttttggaaTCTCTTTATATTGTCGCTACCCCTAGAAAATAGCACACACATGCTGTTATTCACTGTTTGGCAAttgcttttaaatttaataatcaTTAGTTTAAATAGAGCAGAGTTAATGTTGATGTTTGTCTGTCACAGGAAATCCGACCTTCATGATGAGAACCAGTTAAGGGCCAGCTATGACAATTCACTGATGGAACTCGAGAAAAAGCTTCGCCAGGAACATGATAATCGAAAACTGGAACTATTTGAGGTAAAATTCTGTGGCTTCAGCAGCTACTGTGGCTTCTGTCACCTGTTGAACTTTTACCATCAGTCTGATAAACAGGTTGACCTGTTGAACTTTTACCATCAGTCTGATTAACAGGAGAAATTATACCTCCGTATGTCTGCTTGAAGACTTGAACAGTTTGGGTTCAGTTTTAAtgtattatcaaatattttttaggaAAAAGATATCAAATTACGAAAACTGCAAGATGAAGTAAAGAGAGAGTTAGAAGAGGAGGAGAGGAAAATAATGAAGGACAAGGAGCAACAAGTCAAGTAGGTGTCAATAAACTCAGCAATATTTATCATCTTTGGAAAGGCAGTACTTCAGATTTTCATTAGAAAAGTTACTATGTAAATTAATATTCTGGATGTACTATCTTACTGAGTGTACAGATATTTTTTTGCAAGTTGTGATTCGTAGTATAAAGTTGGTAGGAAATTTGAGCTtctgatatatatttaaagctgaacaccgctcatAAATAGCCACTGTCACACAGATATCTGGtttataaacccttcgattttgttacacccgattgcacacctgaaactcgtggccgacgtGTTGTTTTCCTTTCATGGTTTTTGGAATTTAtgcattttattcttattttatgtgtatattttgtttgtaaattatattttgaccagtttaattgatgttagtattctcctagcttgaaaaaagtgcgtaaaacttgataatttcatcgcgaccgagtaacacagcgaggcaagatgtacgtccacacaggtgagacctctacagcaaaaTACTTTAAACTACTAAGAGGTCTCCAgcttatataggggttgtagggaTAACAGTAGTGAGAGAGAAATATGgtggacagtgcctatttacgagcggtgttcagctttaacatTGTAAGAGAGATAGGAGAAGAAAGAAAAACTGTtgaatatgatttgtttacatattgtgTCCCTTATCAGAGAGTTGGAGGAAAAGGTAAAAAAGGAGTTAGATAAACTGCAAAAGGAACTAGCAGACAAAAATAGTGAGCAGATTAAAGGGCTTCAAGAGCAGATAGAAAATGAGCAAAAAGAGAAAGAATTGGAGCTGCGGTAAAAACATGCAATAAATGTTGTGTTGCATGCTCCCTCATGGGATCATTGTAGGATGTTTGTTCTCAGATGGGATCTGATATTATTAGTGTCTAATGACAGATGGGATATGACTTGAATCCTGTCAGATTGGCCTAGTTTGTGTTGCATGCGTTGTAGAAGTACAGCTATGGTGTTTTCTCTCAGATGGGATCtgaattattttgttgttgatgcAGGGTGGGAttgatgttgtaatgcatgctgTATGAAGGAATCAAAATTGTGCTTGTTGTTAGATAGGACATTGTGTGTGTGCATGCTCTCAGATGGGATTAATGTGGTGGATGTGAAAGGAGATGTATGGAAAAGCTGTGGTAGGGTGTGTGGTTTAGGATTGAATATGGAATCAGTATCTCAAataagatggggggggggggcaggggatTTATTAATAGGATACATGAATACCAGTGAAATTGTTAGAAATTGTTAAGAATTTGTATAAAGATGTGCGTCAAGGATCTCAATTCTGTACGAATCAGATCTTAATTGATGATGtctattaaaaatatgaaattaggAAATGATCACATGTGAGACACATTACATGAATATGATGCATAACCAGGTTTCAACTCTGACTTCAGGCAACAGATGGAATCTGCCCTAGAGAAGTTGAGGAATGAGGTCGGATCTCTACAGAGAGAGGAACAGACCAAACTGGAGGAGGAGAAAAGGAAATGTCTGGAGAGGCTTCAGCAGCAGGTAACATACACACCATACATTACGAGGCAGCAGCCAGTAAGTGGTAGTGACTAAAAGGTGATTTAGAGCTGTCAAATGTGGTTTATTAAGGTGGATCTTGCGACTGCCAGTGAACAAAAGCGACTAGAGAACCAGAAGCAGGAAGCCATAGAAAGCATGCAGTCCAAACAGAAGTACGAGCTGGACAACCTTAAGGATGACCTAGAGAGGAAGCACCGGGAGAAAGTGGACCGACTCAGGACAGAGCAGGCGGAGCGGCACGATGAGGTGTGTACACCAGGGGGGTATATACCCTATTTTGTTGAAGTTCAAGACTTGACAAAGGGTAATTAGTGTGTTAAGGCATATGATTGAGCTGTTATATATAAGTATTTGACTGAGAAGACTGTCCCAGGACAGATaaggtggttttttttatcctcATGCAATAAAGTGGGCAGAGTTGCATGAATGCAATTGTATGTTGGTTGATTGGGATTTTGGTGTATGCTAAAATTGAATAGAAGTAAAAGTTCACATCAGATTTTCTCTTGCATCCTGAGTGTGAAATATGCTATTTGGcccaaattattttattaaaagatgCTCCACTATGTGAAACCCAGgtattaattgttttatatcaaattgGATGTATaaagaagatgaaaaaaaatgtagacATATTCACTTTGAAAGAACAGAATCAAGATATAAGtgatattttaatacatgtatctttgaaaTGAATGCACTTGTTTGTAACACTGAAGTTGATATTTCAGGACATGAAGAGGATCAAGGATGAGATCAAGCGTCTTCAGGAGCAGGAACGAGAGCAGAAGGAGCAAGAGCTTGAAATGGCGAGACAGCGACAGAAAGCCATCGACGACCTGGACAGGGGGGTAGGTGTATATAATGGAGGCGCTCTAACAAAGATAGGGGGGTAGGTGTATCTAATGGATGCAGTCTAACAAagacagggggggggggggggggtaggtgtATCTAATGGAGGTGCCCTAACAATTACAGGAGGGGTAGGTGTATCTAATGGAGGCAGGCTAACAATTACAGGCGGTTAGGTGTATCTAATGAAGGCAGGCTAACAAAGACAGGGGGTAGGTGTATCTACTGGAGGCAGGCTAACAAAGACAGGGGGGTATAGGTGTATCTAATGAAGGCACTTTAACAAAGACAGGGGGGTATAGGTGTATCTTTAACAAAGACAGGAGGGTAGGTGTATCTACTGGAGGCAGGCTATCAAAGACAGGGGGGTATAGGTGTATCTAATGAAGGCACTTTAACAAAGACAGGAGGGGGTAGGTGTATCTTTAACAAAGACAGGAGGGTAGGTGTATCTACTGGAGGCAGGCTAACAAAGACAGGGGGGTATAGGTGTATCTAATGAAGGCACTTTAACAAAGACAGGAGGGTAGGTGTATCTTTAACAAAGACATTGGGGTAGGTGTATCTTAGAAGGCACTCTAACAACAACTGATAAAACAAGTTCAACAAGTTTTATTAATGCCTTTCCTCCCCATGGCTGTACACTGTGGAGGAGATTGTAGAGCTGGTATGTTTGTTTGAAACTTGATGAGGTATTGTTACTTTAGCTTGATGAGGTATTGTTATTTTAGCTTGATGAGGTGTTGTTATTTTAAACTTGATGAGGTGTTGTTATTTTAGCTTGATGAGGTGTTGTCAGAGAGACGGCAGGAAATCAAGCAGCAGCAGCAGAAGGAGCTGTCTCGTGTCCAGGAGGATCACTCGGGCCGACTACGCAAGATACGACAGGAGTATGAGGAAAAGGTCAGTTCATTACGCAGTCTGCGTATAGACTGGTCCAGTGATCTTGTATTAAAAGCTACCCAGTAATCAATGCTGAGAGTATGcatattgtattaaaaactgCCCTCTAAATCTTGCAGAGAATAGTGGATATTGAGTATAAGAAACATTTTATGTGTAAAGTTATTGAAGTTGAATAGcagttttgaaaatgttatgaaaatgaaaaagacgATTAGATATTAAATAACATAGCATACTTAATTTCTTATGTTCTGTTGATGAaaagttaatttatttaattttgcttCAGTTGTAATATTAAGCAAACtttttttcatatgttttttCAGGAGGATGATGAAAAGAAATTGCTGAATGAGAAATTAGATGCAGAAAAAAGAAGAATGCAGAAACAGTATGAGAAGGAATCAGATGATCTCCGGCGGAATTATGAACGCAAAAAGGAAACACTGGCCGAGCAGCTAGAAGATGAGGTACAGTTCTTGCTTATtttgttacaatgtacatttttagATAAAAGCTAGCTAGAAATGAGGTAGTCCTTGATTAATTTGTAATTGTTACACATTGTCAGATATCTTGTAGCAATAGCACTATGCTttcaaaaaacaacattttgaaGGAGAATGTAACAATGGATATTTCTAATTGTCAATTTAAGTTGAAACAAGCAGTAGTAGTAATGAAGGATGAACAAAACCAAAAAGTCAGACAGGTAAACCCAGCATGAATAGACATGTAATGTGAATGATCGGTGTATTTAAGTCTGAATCCGTCCATTGAATGAGGTGTATGGACAGTCACTTGGCTTTTATGTTATACCGACACATGTTTATATGTACAGCATGGAATACGAACCACAGCTGATTAAACTCTCACTTTTTTGTtcctagattttttttaaagtaacagCAAAGCAAGCATGGACATGTACAATTTAGTTAAGCTATCTGAAAGATACAATCTAGCTATGCTAGATGTATCTGAAACATCAATATTGTGATTATCATTGACATGTTATAGTGAGTTAAGAAACCActgtttgttaattttaaaaacccaTATCTTTGTGATttgattcataatttttttttccccaTCCAATCAAGTTTTAAGACTGGGTGTGTGCACATCctgtatttcttgaaaaattaaCCACTAGTCTATTGatagaaaattgttttaattagcAGCAAGCACAAACGTAAGCATCTCATTACATGCATATTCATTTCTCAGGAAGAGGAGTTCCAGGATAAAAGAGCTGAATTAGAGAGAAAGAAGCTTCAGATTGAAAAAGAATTCAAGAATTTGGACACTCAGGTACAAGACAGAAAAAATCTACATATTACAGTAGACATATTAGCTTCCATTGAAATTTGAAACAggatatttgttatttattacatatttgGGATTAATGATATAGATTGGatacaatattaattttgaattctattGTAGGAAAGAAAACTAGAAGAGAAAAGAAAGGCGTTCAGAGAAAATACAGCTAGCTTTGACAGAGAGCAAGATGTAAGTCTTGTACAGACTGTTACTGTCTCATTATGTCTCAGTGAGAGGAGTTAAAATGAGACTTTGTGATTGGTTTGTACATTGTGTCTGATTTGTTGATACTCTGTGTTTTTAGGATGCGTTCAGCAGTAGAAACACCAATCTGAGTGCCAAGGAGTTGGAGAGAATGAAGGAGGAACGTCGCCAGTACCAGGAGGAAATCCGTCAGGAGCGAGAGGAGCTCGACCAGCTGAAGGCTGAGAAACGAGCCCTCGAAGCTGACATCACCAAACTCAAAATGAACAAAGAGCAGCTCACTCGTAAACTTAGGTCAGTTTTAGTGTGAATTATTGGAAGTGTAAGAAATATTGATTCTATGACTGAAGTTAACCCTGATCAAATGCatcatgaattttaaatttgttt
The nucleotide sequence above comes from Magallana gigas chromosome 2, xbMagGiga1.1, whole genome shotgun sequence. Encoded proteins:
- the LOC105319256 gene encoding centrosomal protein of 164 kDa isoform X2, whose translation is MYEQGKTVINDQLILEEDYDENYQPSEEEIFEYAQIIGIDPKTEPHLIYIAREGICAPLPDHWRPCQDPKGDIYYFNFASGESIWDHPCDEFYRKMVMEERKKLSMNRGGPPARGGPTAGSSAGAKKGKGGKADGGKKKDKKNKAAEKLGPLKAEQSKGIPSMHRNSSGLEPMMSSSGQLAPLRGSAGNSQPVKSSLNTTTGSFKSNNPNALSKSGNLTSSMSIPIYSTEYEEDEIERPVHEVDYQESDEGSEKSKLETESEDSEDYGKDIDFGIDKNLSERIMDMAIENLDPVRGSLEKDFEGTMSAMSTARVESPGGKISPLDRMEEDRKRRAEIAASAAERRLIGQDSYHSYEKKSDLHDENQLRASYDNSLMELEKKLRQEHDNRKLELFEEKDIKLRKLQDEVKRELEEEERKIMKDKEQQVKELEEKVKKELDKLQKELADKNSEQIKGLQEQIENEQKEKELELRQQMESALEKLRNEVGSLQREEQTKLEEEKRKCLERLQQQVDLATASEQKRLENQKQEAIESMQSKQKYELDNLKDDLERKHREKVDRLRTEQAERHDEDMKRIKDEIKRLQEQEREQKEQELEMARQRQKAIDDLDRGLDEVLSERRQEIKQQQQKELSRVQEDHSGRLRKIRQEYEEKEDDEKKLLNEKLDAEKRRMQKQYEKESDDLRRNYERKKETLAEQLEDEEEEFQDKRAELERKKLQIEKEFKNLDTQERKLEEKRKAFRENTASFDREQDDAFSSRNTNLSAKELERMKEERRQYQEEIRQEREELDQLKAEKRALEADITKLKMNKEQLTRKLSDLRDRIDKKGKDIEHLNQKIIQAAEETKSIAEERIRATHTGRRPPSQARQDSMEGEEDLISDVPERPRKKYSFAEDRTDDDELSSMTGRYWQDLLTEEDSILDYAPVERQNYGEVKVQIAKENDSILMAKEFLRKQRQSLKRRQAALLAAKQELMKDVIKQKQGKKIDSPSNKSKGQVRFNLTSESPHVLEEVKQKLEKESLDIDHMESQVKTGSRLVKEKEKKLRQMSTRLHPDNNSGSEEEYSPFEHHWRPSKIPTCDLSDDESSGVSSTDNSLDNVLKALQKQNARIQNGTPLMSTLRSEGDPIAQSLQRINYDLAKVITMIGSSGNNSMQGTTEKPANYVPIYAPSAPPSLLGSSVPASPLQAWAPSNPYIQNPQHKVDYSTLVMNAEQSLERKWRKYFGDRRPPLTSAVPGTFSMTTGPTPVREQLRQYRLSLHHQLNTTSTTQDKLAEQKEWLKRFGQDLNLGSSFIHPPQSEHGSVDSMMLGSHVNETEPLSSTPQRRPSVPGAVRLELDEYDEIRVRQF
- the LOC105319256 gene encoding centrosomal protein of 164 kDa isoform X3 encodes the protein MYEQGKTVINDQLILEEDYDENYQPSEEEIFEYAQIIGIDPKTEPHLIYIAREGICAPLPDHWRPCQDPKGDIYYFNFASGESIWDHPCDEFYRKMVMEERKKLSMNRGGPPARGGPTAGSSAGAKKGKGGKADGGKKKDKKNKAAEKLGPLKAEQSKGIPSMHRNSSGLEPMMSSSGQLAPLRGSAGNSQPVKSSLNTTTGSFKSNNPNALSKSGNLTSSMSIPIYSTEYEEDEIERPVHEVDYQESDEGSEKSKLETESEDSEDYGKDIDFGIDKNLSERIMDMAIENLDPVRGSLEKLQDFEGTMSAMSTARVESPGGKISPLDRMEEDRKRRAEIAASAAERKSDLHDENQLRASYDNSLMELEKKLRQEHDNRKLELFEEKDIKLRKLQDEVKRELEEEERKIMKDKEQQVKELEEKVKKELDKLQKELADKNSEQIKGLQEQIENEQKEKELELRQQMESALEKLRNEVGSLQREEQTKLEEEKRKCLERLQQQVDLATASEQKRLENQKQEAIESMQSKQKYELDNLKDDLERKHREKVDRLRTEQAERHDEDMKRIKDEIKRLQEQEREQKEQELEMARQRQKAIDDLDRGLDEVLSERRQEIKQQQQKELSRVQEDHSGRLRKIRQEYEEKEDDEKKLLNEKLDAEKRRMQKQYEKESDDLRRNYERKKETLAEQLEDEEEEFQDKRAELERKKLQIEKEFKNLDTQERKLEEKRKAFRENTASFDREQDDAFSSRNTNLSAKELERMKEERRQYQEEIRQEREELDQLKAEKRALEADITKLKMNKEQLTRKLSDLRDRIDKKGKDIEHLNQKIIQAAEETKSIAEERIRATHTGRRPPSQARQDSMEGEEDLISDVPERPRKKYSFAEDRTDDDELSSMTGRYWQDLLTEEDSILDYAPVERQNYGEVKVQIAKENDSILMAKEFLRKQRQSLKRRQAALLAAKQELMKDVIKQKQGKKIDSPSNKSKGQVRFNLTSESPHVLEEVKQKLEKESLDIDHMESQVKTGSRLVKEKEKKLRQMSTRLHPDNNSGSEEEYSPFEHHWRPSKIPTCDLSDDESSGVSSTDNSLDNVLKALQKQNARIQNGTPLMSTLRSEGDPIAQSLQRINYDLAKVITMIGSSGNNSMQGTTEKPANYVPIYAPSAPPSLLGSSVPASPLQAWAPSNPYIQNPQHKVDYSTLVMNAEQSLERKWRKYFGDRRPPLTSAVPGTFSMTTGPTPVREQLRQYRLSLHHQLNTTSTTQDKLAEQKEWLKRFGQDLNLGSSFIHPPQSEHGSVDSMMLGSHVNETEPLSSTPQRRPSVPGAVRLELDEYDEIRVRQF